The segment ataaaatgtcaaacaagtccACGATAATCATTGTCCaggtcttgtgtgtgtgtttgggtgtgttagCCCACCTGTCATCTCTGATGCAGTAGAAGAACCCATAGCCATTGTGCACCATGGGAGCGCCCACCCCATGAACTGTGGTGTAGCCAGCCAGACTGGTGGACAGGGTAAAGTTACCGCCCCCGCCActggagagagaacacacacacattacacacaccataaacacacacacacacacacacacacacacacacacacacacacaaacctcttGGAATACAGTGGATCAATGAAAAGGTCTGGCATAGGAAGTCCCTCCTCCTTGGCGATCAGGTACAGGCCCAGGAGATGTCTGTCAAAACCTTTTCCGTTCTGTGCCTCGGCCATCAGTTTGTTGTGCTTGTTGAAGGCCAGCAGCAGGGCTTTCCTCTTAGCCTCAGCCTGGGAGACACACAGAAAGTCAGAGTGTAAGTAGCCTGGTCGCCAGATTTACATGTATGGCATGACAATGAATGAAGAACTAACTGGTTTATTGGACACACAAACTCTCACACTTACGCTGGCTGCAGGGTTGAGCATGATGCGGCACCAGTTCTGTGCTTCCAGGGTACAGGGCCTCATGGTCTCAGTCCTGCCGTGGTAGAACCTTCTGGTCATCGCTGTCTCATAGCAACTACCTGACCTGGGACGGGGGATTATCATCAATCATCAATCATCAGTTATGGAGAGAATATTGGGGGGGaaggatggatgaatggatgggtgggtggatgtTGGGTGTGTGATGGATGGATGAATTGGATGGATGATGGGTGGTGTTACCTCCCATGCTGTCTGTAATAAGCCAGTTGAAGGGCCAGTTGTATGAAGGTGTCTGGGTGGAGCTTCCTCTGTTTGATAGCTGCTTTCCCAAACGAGGTGAAGGCATAACACACCACCTGCAAGTCCTGggtctggagacacacacacaggtctgtcAAACCAGATATCACACACAGGTCTGTCAAACCAGATATCACACACAGGTCTGTCAAACCAGATATCACACACAGGTCTGTCAAACCAGATATCACACACAGGTCTGTCAAACCAGATATCACACACAGGTCTGTCAAACCAGGTATCACACACAGGTCTGTCAAACCAGGTATCACACACAGGTCTGTCAAACCAGGTATCACACACAGGTCTGTCAAACCAGGTATCACACACAGGTCTGTCAAACCAGGTATCACACACAGGTCTGTCAAACCAGATATCACACACAGGTCTGTCAAACCAGATATCACACACAGGTCTGTCAAACCAGATATCACACACAGGTCTGTCAAACCAGATATCACACACAGGTCTGTCAAACCAGATATCACACACAGGTCTGTCAAACCAGATATCACACACAGGTCTGTCAAACCAGATATCACACACAGGTCTGTCAAACCAGATATCACACACAGATTACAgttgtgtgtgtgaggtgggGAGTGTAAGGACTTGTGAGGGTGTGTGTTAGACAGCTGCGGCCCAGACAGAGAATTCACGGTCTGCATTTCTCATGCTGCTGGCGGTCAGACAAACAACTTTgggattatttttttttggggacCCACAGATTATTTCGAATGGTTGTCTTTCTGTTTAAAAGCTCCTCTTTGTCAGACTATTCACTAACCTGTTTCTTAGGCAATGTTTTGCACATTTTGATCTTGCCTAGGGTGGCAGAATTGCCTAGGGTGGCAGAATTGCATAACATACACTTAAAATAACATTGGGGACTGTAGGCGTGTTCGGGACCAGTTCTTGAGGGAGCGGATGGGAGTCGGACAAGAAGACAGTCCTGCGCAGACTTCTGTTTGTGCGCAATCAACACAACACCTGCGGTGGTCTAATCTGACCACCAGGGGGAAGCAGAGAAATGAAtggaagatgtgtgtgtgtgtgtgtttgtggactcACAGTCTCAAAGTACTGTTGCTTGGCATGTGCAATGTCACTCCTGACTCTGTCATCAACAGTGAAGACCAACTCTTCAGGAAGAGGCATAGGCCGCACTGTCTCAGAGCcctacacagatacacacaataAAAAGATACTGTTTGCTTACAGTGAAAGTAAGGTACTTGGAATTAAGGACAAACAAGATCCTCAGTCACTGTCAGAGAATAAGTtcaatataaactgtatttaccTTCCACTTGCCTTCTGTAGCTTTGAGCTGCTGATCCACATAGTAACACTGAGTTACCAGAACCATGCCTTCAAATGGGGCatgctgcaacacacacacaaagcaacaATTACCATAGATAGAAGCACGCTCACAACAAAACATCATTACATTACTGCCAACAGAGGAGTATTGTTATCTCAAACCTCTCTctcaacacaaacacaaacacacacagtaactcACGTCACAGTTGGATCCGAAGGTTCCGTCGGCGAAGGAGATGGAGTTGTAGGATTTGTCTCCCCAGCGGATGGTGGGGTCTCCTATCAGCACCTCCAGGGACACCTGGGGGCAAAGACCAAAGGTCATATTATACCACACTTAGGATGGTATGGttgcctgtggtgtgtgtgtgtgtgttgtaggggCCGACCGGGATACAAGACTACGACCCAgatgtcatatcctcacatatcTTTACTTACAATCAAAACAATCAAAACACGTGTAACCTGCTTAATTGCTTACACATAACTTAAAAAGATCTCACTCTGTACCGGACAACATCACAAAGCGCCAAGTCTCACTGCTCTCATTGTTTAACTGAAAGTTTGCTTTTTAGCCTCTGGTGCTACTATCCTTTGCATTTTACTTCGACCGCATCCTGGACTCCAGTCTGCTCTTTTACCTTTACAAAGTCAACTTGCTATTGCAAATGTACGTCTACAGTGTGtgagaggttgtgtgtgtgtgtttgtacgtaCCGGTGTGTAGTTCTCTGCAGTAGCGTAGGGTTTAGCATCGTCCAGTGAGACCACAAACAGACTGCTCTGGATGGTCTCTAAGAGGGTCTTATTGGCTGGATCTATACCTATCAGATACTCCCTGgcctacagagagacagagagagacgagagagagagacagagacagacgagagagagacgagagagagagagagagacagacgagagagagagagagagagagagacggacgagagagagacagacgagagagagacggacgagagagagacagagacagacgagagagagagagatgagagagagagagagagagagagagagcgagagaaagagagagacgagagagagagagagagagagacagacgagagagagagagagagagagagagagtcggatgagagagagacagacgagagagagagagagagacagacgaga is part of the Coregonus clupeaformis isolate EN_2021a chromosome 28, ASM2061545v1, whole genome shotgun sequence genome and harbors:
- the LOC121542675 gene encoding peroxisomal carnitine O-octanoyltransferase-like isoform X1, whose translation is MANQVSESPAERTFQYQHRLPPLPVPSLEGSLAKYLDAVRPFATEEEYQVTAAILKRFGEGIGKDLHQKLLQRARTHRNWLEEWWLDAAYLELRYPSQLNVNFGGPAPYLEHCWPPTEGVQLQRTSVSMWHTLQYWDLLRTERLDPHKNGIVALDMDQFRMLFCTCKVPGVTKDTIINYFKTESEGPCPSHVVVMCKGRFFSFDAVCDGHILTPPELLRQLTNVKQCCEGEPVGDGVAALTSEERTRWAKAREYLIGIDPANKTLLETIQSSLFVVSLDDAKPYATAENYTPVSLEVLIGDPTIRWGDKSYNSISFADGTFGSNCDHAPFEGMVLVTQCYYVDQQLKATEGKWKGSETVRPMPLPEELVFTVDDRVRSDIAHAKQQYFETTQDLQVVCYAFTSFGKAAIKQRKLHPDTFIQLALQLAYYRQHGRSGSCYETAMTRRFYHGRTETMRPCTLEAQNWCRIMLNPAASAEAKRKALLLAFNKHNKLMAEAQNGKGFDRHLLGLYLIAKEEGLPMPDLFIDPLYSKSGGGGNFTLSTSLAGYTTVHGVGAPMVHNGYGFFYCIRDDRIVASCSAWKSSPETDAETLFQNLVTSLHEMLHLATTAQL
- the LOC121542675 gene encoding peroxisomal carnitine O-octanoyltransferase-like isoform X4, which encodes MSLQAEFERVADDVKKVKSRPSDQELLDVYGLYKQAIFGDINIDKPGMLDMKGKAKWEAWDSRKVRPFATEEEYQVTAAILKRFGEGIGKDLHQKLLQRARTHRNWLEEWWLDAAYLELRYPSQLNVNFGGPAPYLEHCWPPTEGVQLQRTSVSMWHTLQYWDLLRTERLDPHKNGIVALDMDQFRMLFCTCKVPGVTKDTIINYFKTESEGPCPSHVVVMCKGRFFSFDAVCDGHILTPPELLRQLTNVKQCCEGEPVGDGVAALTSEERTRWAKAREYLIGIDPANKTLLETIQSSLFVVSLDDAKPYATAENYTPVSLEVLIGDPTIRWGDKSYNSISFADGTFGSNCDHAPFEGMVLVTQCYYVDQQLKATEGKWKGSETVRPMPLPEELVFTVDDRVRSDIAHAKQQYFETTQDLQVVCYAFTSFGKAAIKQRKLHPDTFIQLALQLAYYRQHGRSGSCYETAMTRRFYHGRTETMRPCTLEAQNWCRIMLNPAASAEAKRKALLLAFNKHNKLMAEAQNGKGFDRHLLGLYLIAKEEGLPMPDLFIDPLYSKSGGGGNFTLSTSLAGYTTVHGVGAPMVHNGYGFFYCIRDDRIVASCSAWKSSPETDAETLFQNLVTSLHEMLHLATTAQL